In the Caballeronia sp. LZ062 genome, one interval contains:
- the rpsC gene encoding 30S ribosomal protein S3, translated as MGQKIHPTGFRLAVSRNWASRWYANNNNFAAMLQEDIGVREYLKKKLKNASVGRVVIERPAKNARITIFSSRPGVVIGKKGEDIESLKSELQKRMGVPVHVNIEEIRKPETDAQLIADSITQQLERRIMFRRAMKRAMQNAMRLGAQGIKIMSAGRLNGIEIARTEWYREGRVPLHTLRADIDYATSEAKTTYGIIGVKVWVYKGDTLGRNEAPVVEEVAEEKRPRRNARPGGDRRPRRDGEGAPGGARRGGPRRGGAGGDAKSGE; from the coding sequence ATGGGACAGAAAATTCATCCGACTGGCTTCCGTTTGGCCGTCAGCCGCAATTGGGCTTCGCGCTGGTACGCGAACAACAACAATTTCGCGGCGATGTTGCAGGAAGACATCGGTGTTCGTGAGTATCTGAAGAAGAAGCTGAAGAACGCGTCCGTCGGCCGCGTCGTGATCGAGCGTCCTGCAAAGAACGCACGCATCACGATTTTCAGCTCGCGTCCGGGTGTTGTGATCGGCAAGAAGGGCGAAGACATCGAGTCGCTCAAGTCCGAGCTGCAAAAGCGCATGGGCGTTCCGGTCCACGTGAACATCGAAGAAATCCGCAAGCCGGAAACCGATGCTCAACTGATCGCCGATTCCATCACGCAGCAGCTCGAGCGCCGGATCATGTTCCGCCGCGCGATGAAGCGTGCGATGCAAAACGCGATGCGTCTTGGCGCCCAAGGCATCAAGATCATGAGCGCCGGCCGTCTGAACGGTATCGAAATCGCTCGTACCGAGTGGTATCGCGAAGGTCGCGTGCCCCTCCATACGCTGCGCGCCGATATCGACTACGCGACGTCCGAAGCGAAGACCACGTACGGCATCATCGGCGTGAAGGTGTGGGTCTACAAGGGCGACACCCTCGGCCGCAACGAAGCGCCGGTAGTGGAAGAAGTCGCGGAAGAGAAGCGTCCGCGTCGCAACGCACGTCCGGGTGGCGATCGCCGTCCGCGTCGTGACGGTGAAGGTGCGCCGGGTGGTGCACGCCGCGGTGGTCCCCGTCGTGGCGGCGCTGGCGGTGACGCGAAGAGTGGAGAATAA
- the rplP gene encoding 50S ribosomal protein L16: MLQPKRRKYRKEQKGRNTGKATRGNAVSFGEYGLKAIGRGRLTARQIEAARRAMTRHIKRGGRIWIRIFPDKPISQKPAEVRMGNGKGNPEYYVAEIQPGKMLYEMDGVSEELAREAFRLAAAKLPLKTNFVIRQLGA; encoded by the coding sequence ATGCTGCAACCGAAACGCAGAAAGTATCGCAAAGAGCAGAAGGGTCGTAACACCGGCAAGGCGACGCGCGGCAACGCGGTGTCGTTCGGTGAATATGGCCTGAAGGCTATCGGTCGCGGCCGTTTGACCGCGCGTCAGATCGAAGCGGCGCGTCGTGCAATGACGCGTCACATCAAGCGTGGCGGCCGGATCTGGATCCGCATTTTCCCGGACAAGCCGATTTCGCAGAAGCCGGCAGAAGTGCGTATGGGTAACGGTAAGGGTAACCCGGAGTACTACGTCGCTGAAATTCAACCGGGCAAGATGCTGTACGAAATGGACGGTGTCTCCGAAGAACTGGCGCGCGAAGCGTTCCGTCTGGCTGCAGCCAAGCTGCCGCTGAAGACGAACTTCGTCATCCGCCAGCTCGGCGCCTAA
- the rplC gene encoding 50S ribosomal protein L3 has protein sequence MSLGLVGRKVGMTRIFTPEGDSIPVTVLDVSDNRVTQIKTVETDGYTAVQVAFGTRRASRVTKPLAGHLAKAGVQAGEILREFHIDTAKAGELSNGAVIGTDIFEVGQKVDVQGTSIGKGYAGTIKRYNFASGRASHGNSRSHNVPGSIGMAQDPGRVFPGKRMTGHLGDVTVTVQNLEIARIDAERNLLLVRGAVPGAKGGKVFVTPAVKTRAAKGAK, from the coding sequence ATGAGCCTTGGACTCGTAGGTCGCAAGGTTGGCATGACCCGTATCTTCACGCCTGAGGGGGATTCGATCCCCGTCACCGTGCTGGACGTGTCGGACAACCGTGTGACGCAGATCAAGACCGTTGAAACGGATGGTTATACCGCCGTTCAGGTTGCATTCGGTACTCGCCGCGCTTCGCGCGTGACGAAGCCGCTGGCGGGTCACCTCGCCAAAGCTGGCGTTCAAGCCGGTGAAATCCTCCGCGAATTCCATATCGATACCGCCAAGGCAGGTGAACTGTCGAACGGCGCCGTCATCGGTACGGACATTTTCGAAGTCGGCCAGAAGGTTGACGTGCAAGGCACGTCGATCGGTAAGGGCTATGCCGGTACCATCAAGCGTTACAACTTCGCTTCGGGCCGCGCTTCGCACGGTAACTCGCGTTCGCACAACGTTCCGGGTTCGATCGGTATGGCGCAGGATCCGGGTCGTGTGTTTCCCGGCAAGCGGATGACGGGTCACCTCGGTGACGTGACCGTCACGGTCCAGAATCTCGAAATCGCCCGCATCGACGCTGAGCGCAATCTGCTGCTCGTCCGCGGTGCTGTTCCGGGTGCGAAGGGCGGCAAGGTCTTCGTGACCCCGGCCGTCAAGACCCGTGCTGCGAAAGGAGCGAAATAA
- the fusA gene encoding elongation factor G, which yields MARKTPIERYRNIGISAHIDAGKTTTTERILFYTGVNHKIGEVHDGAATMDWMEQEQERGITITSAATTAFWKGMGGNYPEHRINIIDTPGHVDFTIEVERSMRVLDGACMVYCAVGGVQPQSETVWRQANKYKVPRLAFVNKMDRTGANFFKVYDQLKTRLKANPVPVVVPIGSEENFKGVVDLLKMKAIIWDEASQGTKFDYVDIPAELVDTCNEWREKMIESAAEASEELMEKYLGGEELSEAEVVKAIRDRTIACEIQPMLCGTAFKNKGVQRMLDAVIDFLPSPVDIPPVTGELESGEKAERRAADDEKFSALAFKIMTDPFVGQLIFFRVYSGVVNSGDTVLNATKDKKERLGRILQMHANQREEIKEVRAGDIAAAVGLKEATTGDTLCDPQNPIVLERMIFPEPVISQAVEPKTKADQEKMGLALNRLAQEDPSFRVQTDEESGQTIISGMGELHLEILVDRMKREFGVEATVGKPQVAYRETIRTTAADVDGKFVKQSGGRGQYGHAVITLEPNEQGKGYEFLDEIKGGVIPREYIPAVDKGIQETLKSGVLAGFPVVDVKVHLTFGSYHDVDSNENAFRMAGSMAFKEAMRKASPVILEPMMAVEVETPEDYMGNVMGDLSGRRGIVQGMEDMIGGGKIVRAEVPLSEMFGYSTSLRSLTQGRATYTMEFKHYAEAPRNVADAIINAKGK from the coding sequence GTGGCTCGCAAGACACCTATCGAGCGCTACCGCAATATCGGTATTAGCGCTCACATCGACGCCGGCAAAACGACGACGACCGAGCGCATCCTGTTTTACACGGGCGTGAACCACAAGATCGGTGAAGTTCACGACGGCGCAGCAACGATGGACTGGATGGAGCAGGAGCAGGAGCGCGGCATCACCATCACGTCGGCTGCTACCACGGCCTTCTGGAAGGGCATGGGCGGCAACTACCCCGAGCACCGCATCAACATCATCGACACGCCGGGACACGTCGACTTCACGATCGAAGTGGAGCGCTCGATGCGCGTCCTCGACGGCGCGTGCATGGTCTACTGCGCAGTGGGCGGCGTGCAGCCGCAGTCGGAAACAGTGTGGCGTCAGGCGAACAAGTACAAGGTTCCCCGTCTCGCGTTCGTCAACAAGATGGACCGTACCGGCGCGAACTTCTTCAAGGTCTACGACCAGCTGAAGACGCGCCTGAAGGCGAACCCGGTGCCCGTCGTCGTGCCGATCGGCTCTGAAGAAAACTTCAAGGGCGTCGTCGATCTGCTGAAGATGAAGGCGATCATTTGGGACGAAGCGTCGCAAGGCACGAAGTTCGACTACGTCGACATTCCGGCTGAACTCGTCGACACGTGCAACGAGTGGCGCGAGAAGATGATCGAGTCGGCTGCTGAAGCCAGCGAAGAGCTGATGGAAAAGTACCTCGGCGGCGAAGAGCTGTCGGAAGCGGAAGTCGTGAAGGCGATCCGCGACCGGACCATCGCGTGCGAAATCCAGCCGATGCTGTGCGGCACCGCGTTCAAGAACAAGGGCGTGCAGCGCATGCTCGACGCCGTGATCGACTTCCTGCCGTCGCCGGTCGACATTCCGCCGGTCACGGGCGAGCTCGAAAGCGGCGAGAAGGCCGAGCGCCGTGCTGCCGACGACGAAAAGTTCTCGGCACTCGCGTTCAAGATCATGACGGACCCGTTCGTCGGTCAGCTGATCTTCTTCCGCGTGTATTCGGGCGTCGTGAATTCGGGTGACACCGTGCTGAACGCGACCAAGGACAAGAAGGAACGTCTCGGCCGTATTCTGCAGATGCACGCGAACCAGCGCGAAGAAATCAAGGAAGTGCGCGCGGGCGACATCGCCGCGGCCGTCGGTCTGAAGGAAGCCACCACGGGCGACACGCTGTGCGATCCGCAGAACCCGATCGTCCTCGAACGCATGATTTTCCCGGAGCCGGTGATTTCGCAGGCTGTCGAGCCGAAGACCAAGGCTGACCAGGAAAAGATGGGTCTGGCGCTGAACCGTCTGGCTCAGGAAGATCCGTCGTTCCGCGTGCAAACGGACGAAGAATCGGGCCAGACCATCATTTCGGGCATGGGCGAGCTCCACCTCGAAATCCTGGTTGACCGCATGAAGCGCGAATTCGGCGTGGAAGCGACCGTCGGCAAGCCGCAGGTTGCTTACCGCGAAACCATTCGCACGACGGCGGCAGACGTCGACGGCAAGTTCGTCAAGCAGTCGGGTGGTCGCGGCCAGTACGGTCACGCGGTCATCACGCTCGAGCCGAACGAGCAGGGCAAGGGCTACGAGTTCCTGGACGAGATCAAGGGCGGCGTGATTCCGCGCGAATACATCCCGGCCGTGGACAAGGGTATCCAGGAAACGCTGAAGTCGGGCGTGCTGGCTGGCTTCCCGGTGGTGGACGTGAAGGTGCACCTGACGTTCGGTTCGTACCACGACGTCGACTCGAACGAAAACGCGTTCCGCATGGCCGGCTCGATGGCCTTCAAGGAAGCAATGCGCAAGGCAAGCCCGGTCATCCTCGAACCGATGATGGCTGTGGAAGTCGAAACGCCGGAAGACTACATGGGCAACGTGATGGGCGATCTGTCCGGCCGTCGCGGTATCGTCCAGGGCATGGAAGACATGATTGGCGGCGGCAAGATCGTTCGCGCCGAAGTGCCGCTGTCCGAAATGTTCGGCTACTCGACGTCGCTGCGTTCGCTGACGCAAGGCCGTGCAACGTACACGATGGAATTCAAGCACTATGCTGAAGCTCCGCGTAACGTCGCCGACGCGATCATCAACGCCAAGGGTAAGTAA
- the rplV gene encoding 50S ribosomal protein L22 produces MEVKAIHRGARISAQKTRLVADQIRGLPVDKALNVLTFSPKKAAGIVKKVVLSAIANAEHNEGADIDELKITSIYVDKAASLKRFTARAKGRGNRIEKQSCHITVTVGN; encoded by the coding sequence ATGGAAGTGAAAGCAATTCATCGCGGTGCCCGCATCTCGGCGCAGAAAACGCGCCTTGTGGCTGACCAGATTCGTGGTTTGCCGGTCGACAAGGCGCTGAACGTTCTGACGTTCTCGCCGAAGAAGGCGGCGGGTATCGTCAAGAAGGTCGTGCTGTCTGCGATCGCGAATGCGGAACACAACGAAGGCGCCGATATCGACGAGCTCAAGATCACGAGCATCTACGTCGACAAGGCAGCTTCGCTGAAGCGTTTCACCGCGCGCGCCAAGGGCCGCGGTAACCGCATCGAGAAGCAATCCTGTCACATCACTGTGACGGTCGGGAATTAA
- the rpsS gene encoding 30S ribosomal protein S19: MTRSAKKGPFCDAHLLKKVEAAASTRDKKPIKTWSRRSTILPDFIGLTIAVHNGRQHVPVYVTENMVGHKLGEFALTRTFKGHAADKKAKK, from the coding sequence ATGACACGTTCTGCTAAAAAAGGTCCGTTCTGCGACGCTCATTTGCTGAAGAAAGTTGAGGCGGCTGCGTCCACACGTGACAAGAAGCCGATCAAGACCTGGTCGCGTCGTTCGACGATTCTGCCGGACTTCATCGGTCTGACGATCGCCGTTCACAACGGCCGTCAACACGTTCCGGTATACGTCACGGAAAACATGGTCGGCCATAAGCTTGGCGAGTTCGCACTGACCCGTACGTTCAAGGGTCACGCGGCCGACAAGAAGGCCAAGAAATAA
- the rpsJ gene encoding 30S ribosomal protein S10 has product MQNQKIRIRLKAFDYRLIDQSAAEIVDTAKRTGAIVRGPVPLPTRIQRFDILRSPHVNKTSRDQLEIRTHQRLMDIVDPTDKTVDALMKLDLPAGVDVEIKLQ; this is encoded by the coding sequence ATGCAGAACCAGAAAATCCGCATTCGTCTGAAGGCTTTCGACTATCGCCTGATCGACCAGTCGGCAGCCGAGATCGTAGATACGGCGAAGCGGACTGGCGCGATCGTCCGCGGCCCGGTGCCGCTGCCGACGCGTATTCAGCGTTTTGACATCCTGCGTTCGCCGCACGTCAACAAGACGTCGCGCGACCAGCTCGAAATCCGTACGCACCAACGCCTGATGGACATCGTCGATCCGACGGACAAGACCGTCGACGCGCTTATGAAGCTCGATCTGCCGGCTGGTGTGGACGTCGAAATCAAGCTGCAGTAA
- the rplD gene encoding 50S ribosomal protein L4, protein MELKLLNANGQEGAGVTASDVVFGRDYNEALIHQVVVAYQANARSGNRAQKDREQVKHTTKKPWRQKGTGRARAGMSSSPLWRGGGRIFPNSPEENFSHKVNKKMHRAGLCSIFSQLAREGRISVVEDLALEAPKTKLLADKFKAMGLDSVLVITDTVDENLYLASRNLAHVAVVEPRYADPLSLIYFKKVLITKAAVAQIEELLS, encoded by the coding sequence ATGGAACTTAAGCTCCTGAATGCCAATGGTCAGGAAGGCGCTGGCGTGACCGCATCGGACGTCGTGTTCGGTCGCGATTACAACGAAGCCCTGATTCACCAAGTCGTCGTCGCTTATCAGGCGAACGCACGTAGCGGCAACCGCGCTCAGAAGGATCGTGAGCAGGTCAAGCACACCACGAAGAAGCCGTGGCGTCAGAAGGGTACGGGCCGCGCTCGTGCCGGTATGTCGTCGAGCCCGTTGTGGCGTGGCGGTGGTCGCATTTTCCCGAACTCGCCGGAAGAAAACTTCTCGCACAAGGTCAACAAGAAGATGCATCGCGCAGGCCTCTGCTCGATCTTCTCGCAGTTGGCTCGCGAAGGCCGCATCTCGGTGGTCGAGGATCTCGCGCTCGAAGCGCCGAAGACCAAGCTGTTGGCTGATAAATTCAAGGCGATGGGTCTCGATTCCGTGTTGGTCATCACCGATACGGTCGACGAAAACCTGTACCTCGCGTCCCGCAACCTGGCCCACGTGGCGGTTGTCGAGCCGCGTTACGCCGACCCGCTCTCGCTGATCTACTTCAAGAAAGTGCTGATCACGAAGGCTGCGGTCGCTCAGATCGAGGAGTTGCTGTCATGA
- the tuf gene encoding elongation factor Tu gives MAKGKFERTKPHVNVGTIGHVDHGKTTLTAAITTVLTKKFGGEAKAYDQIDAAPEEKARGITINTAHVEYETANRHYAHVDCPGHADYVKNMITGAAQMDGAILVCSAADGPMPQTREHILLARQVGVPYIIVFLNKCDMVDDAELLELVEMEVRELLSKYDFPGDDTPIIKGSAKLALEGDTGELGEVAIMNLADALDTYIPTPERAVDGAFLMPVEDVFSISGRGTVVTGRVERGVVKVGEEIEIVGIKPTVKTTCTGVEMFRKLLDQGQAGDNVGILLRGTKREDVERGQVLAKPGSITPHTHFTAEVYVLSKDEGGRHTPFFNNYRPQFYFRTTDVTGSIELPKDKEMVMPGDNVSITVKLIAPIAMEEGLRFAIREGGRTVGAGVVAKIIE, from the coding sequence ATGGCAAAAGGTAAATTCGAGCGGACCAAGCCGCACGTGAACGTGGGCACGATCGGTCACGTTGACCACGGCAAGACCACGCTGACGGCAGCGATCACGACGGTGCTGACCAAGAAGTTCGGCGGCGAAGCCAAGGCGTATGACCAGATCGACGCGGCGCCGGAAGAAAAGGCGCGCGGCATCACCATCAACACCGCGCACGTCGAGTACGAAACGGCTAACCGCCACTACGCACACGTCGATTGCCCGGGCCACGCCGACTACGTGAAGAACATGATCACGGGCGCGGCGCAGATGGACGGCGCAATCCTGGTGTGCTCGGCCGCTGACGGCCCGATGCCGCAAACGCGCGAGCACATCCTGCTGGCCCGTCAGGTCGGCGTGCCGTACATCATCGTGTTCCTGAACAAGTGCGACATGGTGGACGACGCCGAGCTGCTCGAGCTCGTCGAAATGGAAGTGCGCGAACTCCTGTCGAAGTACGACTTCCCGGGCGACGACACGCCGATCATCAAGGGTTCGGCCAAGCTCGCGCTGGAAGGCGACACGGGCGAGCTCGGTGAAGTGGCGATCATGAACCTGGCCGACGCGCTGGACACGTACATCCCGACGCCGGAGCGCGCAGTGGATGGCGCGTTCCTGATGCCGGTGGAAGACGTGTTCTCGATCTCGGGTCGCGGCACGGTGGTGACGGGTCGCGTCGAGCGCGGTGTGGTGAAGGTCGGCGAGGAAATCGAAATCGTCGGTATCAAGCCGACGGTGAAGACCACCTGCACGGGCGTGGAAATGTTCCGCAAGCTGCTCGACCAAGGTCAAGCGGGCGACAACGTCGGTATTCTCTTGCGCGGCACGAAGCGTGAAGACGTCGAGCGCGGCCAGGTGCTGGCCAAGCCGGGTTCGATCACGCCGCACACGCACTTCACCGCTGAAGTGTACGTGCTGAGCAAGGACGAAGGCGGCCGTCACACGCCGTTCTTCAACAACTACCGTCCGCAGTTCTACTTCCGCACGACGGACGTGACCGGCTCGATCGAGCTGCCGAAGGACAAGGAAATGGTGATGCCGGGCGACAACGTGTCGATCACGGTCAAGCTGATCGCCCCGATCGCCATGGAAGAAGGTCTGCGCTTCGCTATCCGCGAAGGCGGCCGTACCGTCGGCGCTGGTGTCGTTGCGAAGATTATCGAGTAA
- the rpmC gene encoding 50S ribosomal protein L29 translates to MKASELHQKDQAALNKELSDLLKAQFGLRMQLATQQLTNTSQLKKVRRDIARVRTVLTEKANQK, encoded by the coding sequence ATGAAGGCATCTGAACTTCACCAGAAGGACCAGGCCGCGCTCAACAAAGAGCTGTCGGACCTGCTTAAGGCGCAATTCGGCCTGCGCATGCAACTCGCGACCCAGCAGCTCACGAACACGAGCCAGCTGAAGAAGGTCCGTCGCGACATCGCACGTGTGCGGACTGTCCTGACTGAAAAGGCGAACCAGAAATGA
- the rplW gene encoding 50S ribosomal protein L23 — MSEVRKNDHRLMQVLLAPVISEKATLVADKNEQVVFEVAPDATKQEVKAAVELLFKVEVNSVNVLVTKGKAKRFGRFNGKRKDVKKAYVCLKPGQEINFEAEAK, encoded by the coding sequence ATGAGCGAAGTTCGCAAAAACGATCATCGTTTGATGCAAGTTCTGCTCGCGCCGGTGATCTCCGAAAAGGCGACGCTGGTTGCCGACAAGAACGAACAAGTCGTGTTCGAAGTCGCGCCGGACGCCACGAAGCAGGAAGTGAAGGCTGCTGTCGAGCTGCTGTTCAAGGTCGAAGTCAATTCCGTCAACGTGCTCGTCACGAAGGGTAAAGCCAAGCGCTTTGGCCGCTTCAATGGCAAGCGCAAGGACGTGAAGAAGGCGTACGTCTGCCTGAAGCCCGGCCAGGAAATCAACTTTGAAGCGGAGGCCAAGTAA
- the rpsQ gene encoding 30S ribosomal protein S17, protein MNDSVKTSLKRTLVGKVVSNKMDKTVTVLVEHRVKHPIYGKYVVRSKKYHAHDDANTYNEGDLVEIQETRPISKTKAWVVSKLVEAARVI, encoded by the coding sequence ATGAACGATAGCGTAAAAACCTCGCTCAAGCGGACGCTGGTCGGCAAGGTCGTCAGCAACAAGATGGACAAGACGGTTACCGTGCTGGTCGAGCACCGTGTGAAGCACCCGATCTACGGCAAGTACGTCGTGCGTTCGAAGAAGTACCACGCGCACGATGACGCGAACACGTACAACGAAGGCGATCTCGTCGAAATCCAGGAAACGCGTCCGATTTCGAAGACGAAGGCCTGGGTTGTGTCGAAGCTGGTTGAAGCGGCTCGCGTGATCTA
- the rplB gene encoding 50S ribosomal protein L2 gives MAIVKVKPTSPGRRAMVKIVNKDLHKGKPHAALLDSQSKSAGRNNNGRITTRHQGGGHKQHYRIVDFRRNKDGIPAKVERLEYDPNRSANIALVLYADGERRYIIAPKGVTVGTQLMSGSEAPIRAGNTLPIRNIPVGTTIHCIEMLPGKGAQIARSAGTSAMLLAREGIYAQVRLRSGEIRRVHVECRATIGEVGNEEHSLRQIGKAGANRWRGIRPTVRGVAINPVDHPHGGGEGKTAAGRDPVSPWGTPTKGYRTRSNKRTTTMIVQRRHKR, from the coding sequence ATGGCAATCGTGAAAGTTAAGCCGACCTCGCCGGGTCGCCGCGCGATGGTCAAAATCGTCAACAAAGATCTGCATAAGGGCAAGCCGCACGCAGCGCTGCTCGACTCGCAATCCAAGTCGGCGGGCCGTAACAACAACGGCCGTATCACCACGCGTCACCAAGGTGGCGGTCACAAGCAGCATTATCGTATCGTCGATTTCCGTCGCAACAAGGACGGCATCCCGGCAAAGGTCGAGCGTCTCGAGTACGACCCGAACCGTAGCGCGAACATCGCGCTGGTTCTGTACGCAGACGGCGAGCGTCGCTACATCATCGCGCCGAAGGGCGTGACGGTCGGCACGCAGCTGATGTCCGGTTCGGAAGCGCCGATTCGCGCAGGCAATACCCTGCCGATCCGCAATATTCCGGTCGGTACGACGATTCACTGCATCGAAATGCTGCCGGGCAAGGGCGCGCAGATCGCGCGTTCGGCTGGTACGTCGGCCATGCTGCTGGCACGTGAAGGCATCTACGCGCAGGTTCGCCTGCGTTCGGGCGAAATCCGCCGCGTGCACGTCGAGTGCCGCGCGACCATCGGTGAAGTCGGCAACGAAGAGCATAGCCTCCGTCAAATCGGTAAGGCTGGTGCGAATCGCTGGCGCGGCATCCGTCCGACGGTGCGTGGTGTTGCAATAAACCCGGTCGATCACCCGCACGGCGGTGGTGAAGGCAAGACGGCAGCAGGTCGCGATCCGGTGAGCCCGTGGGGCACGCCGACGAAGGGCTATCGCACCCGCAGCAATAAGCGCACGACGACGATGATCGTCCAGCGCCGTCACAAGCGTTAA